DNA sequence from the Neospora caninum Liverpool complete genome, chromosome VIIa genome:
gtatgtatgtatgtatgtatgtatgtatgtatgtatatggtCGGCGTGCGTGCTATGAGGACACTTCAGTCCGTTTCATTATCGAGTTGcttgcttcttttctggcCACCTCGTTCTAAACTGTCTGTCGCcctttgtttctccttttctgtcgaaATTGAGGCCAGTTGTCGTTCGGGGTTCGAAAAGGGTGTTGGAGGCGAAGGTTGATTCGTTACGTGTGAGCTCTCCGCTGGCAGCTGCAGCGCgaccgtctctgcttctcgtgTTCCCTCTGTCACATTTTTCCAGATAAGGAAAGTCCAGGCCATCTCAGAGCGCGTTCGCGAAGCGGCGGAGCGCGTTGCAGACGGCAGCTCTTTTCCGGCGGAGAACGGCCGCTCcgcagaggcgagcagcgGCGAGGGCCTTCCGAGCCCAACGGCGCCGATGTCTCCACTGGTGCCGAGCGGTCGCGGCTGGCGAAACGGGTCTGAAGACAGAGCAGCGCTCCGCCCGaccgctgcggcggcgcagagcgGCCACGCAGGCTCTTCGACGGAGCTGTCAAGGAAGAGCGGACGCGCAGGAACCGGCTCGGGGGTTGTGTTGGACTTGGAGAACGTCACGATGTTGGACGACGATGAGCGAGACCAGTTTTTCATCGGAGACGACGAACAGGAGATGTGCAAGTAGGTCGAgtggcgcagagagagaaggacaggagcGCAGAGGCAACACACGCACCAGAGCTGTACCTATGTACACGCATCCGCCCGTTTCGCTTCACCCTAAAGTTGGATCTTTTCCGTCGCCTGGTGGTCAGAGTTGCTGTCGATGCACAAGCAGCATGCAGAGAGATGCACACATTGCGTAGGTTTGTGCTTTCCGTCGAGGGGTGTTTCCTTGGTGGGCGAGTCACATCTTTTTGGGCGCTTGGTGacgtctctgcgcttctcgaAACGAGTCCAGCAGTCGGTGGGATCTGCGGATTTTTGGTTTTTTCCCTCAGCGAAATGGCCGACGTGGCAGAGCATGAGAGCCTCCTCCAGGTAACCGAGGCAACGTGTCTGTGTCGCGACAGCCGCCTGCTCGGCAGCTTAGTGTGGCTAGCTCAACGGCGCGCCGCGGCCGTCTGGGTCCATATGTTCTCGTGGTGAGACAGTCAAGACGGGATTTgtgggtgtacgtacacctaTGTGCATCTAATTGTAGATGTATGTTGGGAGAAAGGTGGAGCGGGGGAACTTGAGTCGGATCGAATCTGCtagacgcagagagagacaactgAGACAGAGGTCCACGTGaacgcgcggagacgaaTCTGGATAGGcggccagagagacaggttcGAAGCGGGTGCCGAGCGGATGAGagttcgtgtgtctctcctgccttgACAGCGTCTGTGCGTGAGTGCCTTGTTCTCCCTGCAGCGAGTCGTCGCCGAGGAACGCTACAGAGGTTTGCAACGCATCCACGGCCAGGTGAAGCAGGTGCGTTGCAAGTGTAGCGCCGACGGGGGGCATTCTGCGTTCGATGCCTCGCGAGTTGGGCGCCGTTGAGGGACTCCCGGCAGCCGCCTGCAGATCTGCTGAGATGGTCTCGTGTAGTCAAAAGCATCCGAGTTTCTCGCCACGCCAAGCATAACTGTCCGGTTTCCCGAATTTCCCGCTTGCAGACGCGCGTTCCTTCGGCTCGCACCTCCCCGCACACAGGAGCACCTTTATTTACAGAAAGGCGTACACGTAGTTTGTTGTAGACATTTGCATCTGCACACATCTGTAGTTTAGAACTTAGTTATTTGTGAACGATGTATACATGTCATTCGGGCTGTGGGGTTTTTCCAGTAGCCTCCATATGAGTCTCCTGCTGGCGACGAGTCTTGGGGATCTCCCTGAAGGTGAATATCATGGCCACGTATTCACTAGGTGCTGATGGGGTTCCTGATGCCGAATCTCGTTTTGCTCAGGCGAATCAGATCTTCAAGGATCTGGCCCAGCTAGTTCTCCAGCAGGACGCGGGCGTTGAGAGTATTGAATCGCAGATGCACTCGGCGCATAGCCACATCAAGTGCGTACACACCAGGCCCTCCCGGCGTATGGATCCTACCGATTCGTctcgtgtgtttcttcccGTGCAAGCGTCTCGTTCTTCTACTCCTTTTGGACCTTTTCTATGATTCGTCGCTCTTGTCCGTTGTACCAGTGGTGTTCGCCCTGTCTCGTCAAATGGTTGGGTGCGTACAGcaatcataaagaacttggCTGTCTCACCGTAGCTGTGCATATGAATGCTAAATCTGTAGTTTTTTCGACCGTCATTTACACCGCCGACGTGGACTTCCGCGGCAGCCCCTCCGGTGTCCAGCCGTGcgactcgtctctctctcttttctttgcggTGTAAAAACTGCGCAGAGGTGCAGCGTCGGAGTTGCGCATCGCTCACCAGATGCACAGGCGGTCACGCCAGCGGTACGTTTTCGCAGCTCGAGTAGAACGCGAGGCATAGCAGAGGTCAAAGGAGCAAGGAGagaacacgcgagagagtcaggtagaaaagagaagaataCTCGATAACCGCCACTGCTTATCTGGTCAGAAGAGCATGCGTGTTTACGGAGATAGGTCGAGCAGTATTCGCCCAAGACGGAGAACAGAGATGCGCGGTGCTTTCCCCTTCACGGATGTGTGTGCGTTCTGTGTCTTTGTGTCCGCCTGCGTTTTTTCAGACGTTGTCTGCTGTTATTCCTCATCTTTGccgttctttccttcctcctttaTTTCTACTCGTCCCTGTCTGCCGTCCAGCGAAGCCCTCCGAGCATAGCTTCGGAcacgtccctctctctctcagccccGGTTGCTTTGTCGGAGCGTTCGTCGGGGGCTTTCGAGTCTGTTATCTCGCCAGTAGTGGGCCAAAATGGAAAGAACGAGGGCACCAGTGTGCCGCCACACGCGATAGTCGGGAGTCGGCAGCTGCCCGGAACTATATCGGCTACGCAACTTACGGGGCGTGGGACACGCTTTTCAATCGGAAACGCCATGGAGCGGCTCCTTGAATCGGCCCCTATGGGCGCAGGAGGCCCGGGGCTCTTTCTGCCTAGTCCCCTCGgtggcgcgcctctcgatCGCGGACTGCGCCCCCAAAGCGCGAACTAACGTGAAGGCGAGCACACAGCCGGGGGGAGAGCGGAAAAAGCAAGAATGGGGCAAATAGTGAAGGAAGCAACCAATACATGCCGGAGGCGCAAGGCCCGAAACCCGAAAGTGAATTCGGCGGTACTCATTATTCCTAGCAGGTCATTGCCCCTCGAGAACTGTGGGACACAGAGCAGGGTGATCGGGATGCAGGGGGAGTGGCTGAACTGCCCTCTTGCACACCCTTGaaatgcatatgtatatataggttcatatatgtatgcagaTTTGCGCTTGCACAGCACATAACCAGACGTCGAGATAGGTTTGTAACATCCTGTTTTTTTCATCCTGACAGTGCAGAAACAAGGGTGGAAAAGAGTAttgctcgcgttttctttgaAGCGTCACATGATTTGTGGCGTAGCCGTCCGTTTCGTCCAATTGCTGCAGAAAGTGTGTGAAGGTCTTAAGGGGAGTCCCTGCGGCATGAAGAGCAACGGGAGGCCAAGAGACTGCAAAGAGGATTTGTTTTCGTATCCGGCACTTTCTGCCACTGTTTTCGGgcgggcgggggggggggggggggaggttTAGGGTCAGCCCTCGTGGATACTGGATATCGTGTCCCCCGGGTAGTTTTCTTTCCGGACTCAAGCATTCAGCTAGGTGCGGTTTTTCCAACAACTGGAGTTCTTCAATGGATGACTGCCACGCGTCTGTCGGTGTAAAAGCTCAAATCTtggccttttttcttctttctaTCCGATCGCTTTCTAAACGGGAATCAATCCAGGTACTGCGTTTGTGGCCCGCCATGGAACAAGCATGACTTTCCTTTGCTTCCGGTTTTAGCAACGGATGCACCGGCTAATGGTAGTGCGGAGTGAAATGCAAGGCAGCGAACAATGGAATTGTAGTGTAGCACTGTTGGCACGGATCAAAGTGGCGGATGGAGGCTACAAGTTTATCGCATGGCGCTGCATGTGGAAAGAATCAAAATCAGTGACGTGGTAGTTAAGTGGCTCCTACCCGACACAACGAAACGATCTTAGTCTATCTGAATGTCGTGCAGTTGTTCGTCCCGTTCAGGCTCGTGTCCCTCGTCGGTGCAGAGATGCAATCAGTTTCGCGAATACAATAGAGCAGGATGTGAGCCAGGTGCGAAAACTCGTTGGGTTCCATTTACGAAAATAGCCATTTCCTTTTCCGGCTTTTCCTGTGAAATGAATATCGTGGGCGATAGTGTGGCGTTTTTTCTGTAGATAAAGCAAAAGGTCGCTGGGGAGATGTTGCATGTCGCGTGCCCAGGCCGGGCGAGTTGTATACATTATACCGATGGGAATTGCTTTTCTCCGCATGCATTCTGCTGGCAATCAACGGCGACAGTGTATGTGTACACTAGTTGTATATAACACTTCCGCCAGAAGATTTACGGTGTGTCACCGAGCTTGCTTGGTCGTTAGTTGCATGGATGCTGAAGGGACTGGTGTACTCACACCAGACGTTTTCCCAGGTTTTGACAAATATATCTGAAACAAGATCATAGAGTTATGGT
Encoded proteins:
- a CDS encoding putative SNARE domain-containing protein, which translates into the protein MSFQQPSTPLVATPGLPYTSPGHAHSGGFSAGEGASAGGHDAPSAQAAAPGGPVSGNDSSLDRTIRANIQTIRSNLLAIEENLGNLNRRFVSRRIVESLHDRLRETYDIVLSTERLFKAWQAEQQGQSLDALERQRRRFLYEKLSAHFQEEIRKVQAISERVREAAERVADGSSFPAENGRSAEASSGEGLPSPTAPMSPLVPSGRGWRNGSEDRAALRPTAAAAQSGHAGSSTELSRKSGRAGTGSGVVLDLENVTMLDDDERDQFFIGDDEQEMCNEMADVAEHESLLQRVVAEERYRGLQRIHGQVKQANQIFKDLAQLVLQQDAGVESIESQMHSAHSHIKGAASELRIAHQMHRRSRQRRCLLLFLIFAVLSFLLYFYSSLSAVQRSPPSIASDTSLSLSAPVALSERSSGAFESVISPVVGQNGKNEGTSVPPHAIVGSRQLPGTISATQLTGRGTRFSIGNAMERLLESAPMGAGGPGLFLPSPLGGAPLDRGLRPQSAN